CTGACCAGCAGTGTTCGGTGCGATTGAGCCCGGGCGCATCTACTCTCATTCCTCATGCAAGGATGCAAGCTTGGCATTCATTCAGACCCACCAAACTGCTGGCTTAACTGCTCGCGCTGCTGTATCCTTTTACGGCTTGTTTCCAGAGCAGCCGTACAGCTGCGAAGAGCAGAAGTGAAGCGGCCAGCGCCAGTCCCACATGCAGCCAGTTGAGCTGCTCAAGCAGAAACATCGGTCCGAAATTGGTAATGAGGAATAGAGGAATAACAAAGGTTCCGATCCGCCGGACCCAGGTCGGGTAAATAGCCATAGGGAAATTGTTGGCGTCCCAAATGGAATGGGCGATCTCGGATACGGAGCCCGTCTGGACGAACCAGAATGACAGCAGCGCCGGGATAATCATCAGGCAGTATGTGATGATAACAGAGGCGAGCAGCAGCAGGGCAAACCCCGCGAGCTGCAGGAACGTCAGCGGAATATCCATGGCATGCCAGCCGATACCGACCATGACGAACCCAACCAGAATATCGGGGATCGGCAGCGCCAAATCGACGTAACGCAAGGAAGCCATGAACTGAAGAGATACCGGCTTCGTCAGCATTAAATCAAGCGAACCGTCCTTAATATATTCTGGAATTTTCATGAAATTTGTAAAAAACAGGCCGACATAAATTCCGGTCACCACCGTATGCATGCCTATAAATAGAAGCAGCCCTTCGGGCGGTATGCCATCTACATGAAGATCGGTGCGGAACACGACGAGCACATATAACAGCTTGGCGAGCAGGTAGACGGATTCGACCAGCAGGCTCATCATAAAATTGCCCCGAAACTCCATTTGAGCGATGAGGCAATTTTTGATGAATAAACCGTACAGCCGCATGTATTTCTTCGCGTTTTTAAACATACGCAACGTCCGTTACCCCCCTACTGCCGAATATTTCTTCATGGAAATGCGCCAAGTCAGACGGGATAACCAGAAGAACAGCAGAATCCACCCACACTGGATTAGCAGCCCTTGGTACATAGCCGCCGCTTCCGCTTTGCCGCTGAGGATATTGACCGGAAAATAAATCGTATATGGGAATGGCGTGTACTGAAGTGCCTTCACAATCGACTCCCCGAAAATCTCGAGCGGAAACATGCCTCCGCTCAAAATATTGACGAGCAGACTTGTAATGACAAAAAAATACGAGATCTCATGCAGATAAA
Above is a window of Paenibacillus sp. FSL K6-1330 DNA encoding:
- a CDS encoding ABC-2 family transporter protein, whose amino-acid sequence is MFKNAKKYMRLYGLFIKNCLIAQMEFRGNFMMSLLVESVYLLAKLLYVLVVFRTDLHVDGIPPEGLLLFIGMHTVVTGIYVGLFFTNFMKIPEYIKDGSLDLMLTKPVSLQFMASLRYVDLALPIPDILVGFVMVGIGWHAMDIPLTFLQLAGFALLLLASVIITYCLMIIPALLSFWFVQTGSVSEIAHSIWDANNFPMAIYPTWVRRIGTFVIPLFLITNFGPMFLLEQLNWLHVGLALAASLLLFAAVRLLWKQAVKGYSSASS